One genomic region from Balaenoptera musculus isolate JJ_BM4_2016_0621 chromosome X, mBalMus1.pri.v3, whole genome shotgun sequence encodes:
- the LOC118888382 gene encoding late histone H2B.L4-like: RCSRRRRCSRRRRCSRRRRCSRRRLSDGFDSFATYFGRVLQRVQEGLSLSQEAVNVMDSFVKDIFERIADEAARLVRSSKRSTLTSRDMQTSVRLLLPGKRGKHAISSATKAVIRYITGK; this comes from the coding sequence cgctgcagccgccgccgccgctgcagcCGCCGTCGCcgctgcagccgccgccgccgctgcagccgccgccgcctctcTGACGGCTTCGACAGCTTTGCCACCTATTTCGGAAGGGTGCTGCAGCGGGTCCAGGAGGGCCTGAGCCTCTCGCAGGAGGCCGTGAACGTCATGGATTCGTTCGTGAAGGACATCTTTGAGCGAATCGCCGACGAGGCGGCGCGCCTGGTCCGCTCCAGCAAGCGCTCCACCCTCACCTCCAGAGACATGCAGACCTCCGTGCGCCTGCTGCTGCCTGGGAAGAGGGGCAAGCACGCCATATCCAGCGCCACCAAGGCAGTCATTCGGTACATAACCGGCAAATGA